A single Deltaproteobacteria bacterium DNA region contains:
- a CDS encoding NAD-dependent deacylase, with protein sequence MGNDVGSKIRAVADMIVRSERIVVFTGAGVSTESGIPDFRSPGGIWTRFDPDDFTIHKFMTSADTRRKQWKILIEEGLFQDVQPNRAHRAIVELEKLGKLSCVITQNIDDLHQRAGNSRDSVFELHGNMLWARCVDCGERYSMDQVRELLRSGVAEPDCATCSGILKPDVVFFGEALPADTVDAAIYHTRTCDLFIVVGSSLVVQPAAFIPSYAQDAGAPLVIINIGPTPYDHRADVLINEGAGDTMAGIIEEVKKKLA encoded by the coding sequence ATGGGGAACGACGTGGGATCGAAGATTCGAGCGGTCGCTGATATGATAGTGCGGTCGGAACGTATCGTGGTCTTTACCGGCGCCGGGGTCAGCACGGAGTCGGGGATCCCTGATTTCAGAAGTCCCGGCGGGATCTGGACGCGCTTTGACCCCGATGATTTCACGATACACAAGTTCATGACCAGCGCCGATACGCGGCGAAAGCAGTGGAAGATCCTCATCGAGGAAGGGTTGTTTCAGGACGTGCAGCCGAACAGGGCGCACCGTGCCATCGTCGAGCTGGAGAAACTGGGGAAGCTCAGTTGCGTCATCACCCAGAACATCGATGACCTTCATCAGCGGGCGGGGAATTCCCGCGACAGCGTCTTTGAGCTGCACGGCAACATGCTCTGGGCCCGTTGTGTTGATTGCGGCGAGCGGTATTCAATGGACCAGGTCAGAGAGCTCCTGAGATCGGGGGTCGCCGAACCGGATTGCGCGACATGCAGCGGTATTCTGAAACCGGACGTGGTCTTTTTCGGCGAGGCCCTTCCGGCCGATACAGTGGACGCCGCCATATACCACACGCGAACCTGTGATCTCTTTATCGTGGTCGGTTCCTCGCTCGTGGTCCAGCCGGCGGCCTTTATCCCTTCCTATGCCCAGGACGCCGGGGCGCCGCTGGTCATCATCAATATCGGACCTACTCCCTATGACCACCGTGCCGATGTCCTTATCAACGAGGGCGCCGGTGACACCATGGCGGGCATTATCGAGGAGGTTAAAAAGAAGCTGGCCTAG
- a CDS encoding fused MFS/spermidine synthase, whose product MSDARFSIPFAVTMLGISHVITQVTVIREFINVFTGNEIVIGILLALWLLLSGLGAWIGKAFRTTSSQMLVFRASLFLAAFLPILHIIAIRSLRDILFVRGELPGVGPLIIWAAILLLPYCVITGGLLTIACSITPVKGLQSRSIGEVYYFDNIGDIAGGLLFTFVLVHFFQNLGILYVPALLCLAAFALLPPVRPGSRAGAAMGLAGMVLVVVFFLLSLDRLSIQWLYPEQRIIDYAESPYGRLVVTKNRDQVSFFENGEHLFSTPNILDAEELVHFALPQLERVRSVLLISGGMGGTIEEIMKYDPQQIDYVELDPAVIKAGMAYLDRDFPPSVKIHPGDGRKFIEDSRRTYDALIMDLPDPVSLQINRFYTVDFFRTARSIIRPGGIVCFAVTGAENYISPEQADLLSTLCNSLERVFEFVLIIPGERNIFIAADRPLSAGVGPLLAARNIETVFINDNYLQGRVTPERTAFLRESLHEEAPVNHDFRPAAYLSAIRVWLSRFQEDYRYPIIAVSIFMLIYFITIDLIGKTIFFSGLTASSMEVIILLTFQIVQGSLYRAIGLIIAAFMAGLAVGSYTANRAPAAGRRALVTIELAAVLYLVLFATLPAGLSFLPGPFTLTLFAFVAGALTGAEFPIAGRITYSTPPVTAGSLYAADLFGGSCGAFATTLFLIPLWGVMNTCLFLAGCKILIVAALLATMRGRR is encoded by the coding sequence ATGTCCGATGCCCGTTTTTCCATACCCTTTGCCGTCACCATGCTGGGGATCTCCCATGTCATCACCCAGGTCACGGTGATCCGGGAATTCATCAACGTGTTCACGGGCAATGAGATCGTTATCGGCATCCTCCTCGCTCTCTGGCTTCTCCTCAGCGGCCTCGGCGCCTGGATTGGAAAAGCCTTCAGGACCACTTCTTCACAGATGCTCGTCTTTCGCGCCTCCCTGTTTCTGGCTGCCTTTCTCCCGATCCTGCACATCATCGCCATCCGTTCTCTCAGGGACATCCTCTTCGTCAGGGGAGAACTGCCCGGCGTGGGCCCCCTGATCATATGGGCGGCGATCCTGCTTCTCCCTTACTGTGTCATCACGGGCGGGCTGCTCACGATTGCGTGCAGCATCACACCCGTGAAGGGCCTGCAGTCACGGAGTATCGGCGAGGTGTATTACTTCGACAACATCGGAGATATCGCCGGAGGATTGCTGTTCACCTTCGTCCTTGTCCATTTCTTTCAGAACCTTGGAATTCTCTATGTGCCGGCCCTGCTCTGCCTCGCTGCCTTCGCCCTGCTTCCGCCGGTTCGGCCGGGCAGCAGAGCGGGCGCCGCGATGGGCCTTGCCGGCATGGTTCTCGTGGTCGTCTTCTTTCTTCTTTCCCTGGACCGGCTGTCGATCCAGTGGCTCTATCCAGAGCAGAGGATCATCGACTACGCCGAATCCCCTTACGGACGGCTGGTGGTGACAAAGAACCGCGACCAGGTATCGTTCTTCGAAAACGGGGAACACCTCTTTTCGACCCCCAATATTCTGGACGCCGAGGAACTGGTCCACTTCGCCCTTCCCCAGCTCGAACGGGTCCGTTCGGTCCTGCTTATCTCGGGTGGTATGGGGGGCACCATAGAAGAGATCATGAAATACGATCCGCAGCAGATCGATTACGTGGAACTTGACCCCGCCGTCATCAAAGCGGGCATGGCGTATCTCGACCGTGATTTTCCACCGTCCGTCAAGATACATCCCGGCGACGGCAGAAAATTCATCGAGGACAGCCGGCGCACTTACGATGCGCTCATCATGGACCTCCCGGACCCGGTGTCACTTCAGATCAACCGCTTTTACACGGTGGATTTCTTCAGAACGGCCCGCTCGATCATCCGTCCCGGCGGCATCGTCTGTTTCGCCGTCACCGGGGCCGAAAACTATATCAGCCCCGAGCAGGCGGACCTGCTTTCGACGCTTTGCAATTCGCTCGAACGGGTCTTTGAGTTCGTCCTCATCATTCCCGGCGAGCGGAACATATTCATCGCCGCAGACCGTCCCCTGTCCGCCGGGGTGGGGCCGCTCCTGGCGGCGCGGAATATCGAGACCGTCTTTATCAACGATAACTACCTGCAGGGCCGGGTAACCCCGGAACGAACCGCCTTTCTCCGGGAAAGCCTCCATGAAGAAGCACCGGTGAACCATGATTTCCGTCCCGCCGCCTACCTCTCGGCGATACGCGTCTGGCTTAGCAGGTTCCAGGAAGATTACCGGTACCCGATCATTGCCGTCTCGATCTTCATGCTCATCTATTTCATTACGATCGACCTCATAGGGAAGACTATCTTTTTTTCGGGCCTGACCGCTTCATCCATGGAGGTCATCATCCTGCTGACCTTTCAGATAGTCCAGGGCAGTCTCTACCGGGCGATAGGACTGATCATCGCCGCCTTCATGGCCGGCCTCGCCGTAGGAAGTTACACGGCGAACCGGGCACCCGCCGCGGGACGGAGGGCTCTTGTAACGATCGAGCTTGCCGCGGTGCTGTACCTGGTCCTTTTCGCGACCCTGCCGGCCGGCTTGTCGTTCCTGCCGGGACCATTCACACTGACACTTTTCGCTTTCGTCGCCGGCGCTCTCACGGGAGCTGAATTCCCCATAGCCGGAAGGATCACCTACTCGACACCGCCCGTGACGGCAGGGTCCCTGTATGCCGCGGACCTTTTTGGAGGCAGTTGCGGTGCCTTCGCGACGACGCTCTTTCTGATACCCCTCTGGGGTGTCATGAACACCTGCCTGTTTTTGGCGGGCTGCAAGATATTGATTGTGGCGGCCCTCCTTGCTACAATGCGCGGACGAAGGTAA
- the amrS gene encoding AmmeMemoRadiSam system radical SAM enzyme: protein MGFPLDASYSLSRRALLRAGLAGALTLSPLEILAKNLFAGEKNVKTITLDDAPEHLWKWSREVYYWEKLESGYVRCLTCPNTCLLPPDARSRCRSHVNKGGTLYTLVYGNPCAVHIDPIEKKPLYHFLPETTAFSVAATGCSFHCLNCQNWEISQVKPEQVRFVEMFPAAVIRNAREAGCRSIAYTYAEATTFFEYMIDTCRAAREAGVRNVWVTNGYINEKPLRELCGCLDGANVDVKSFSESTYASLNAGRLAPVLRTLEILKDRGVWFEMTALIVPTYTDDPDMVKKMCHWILEHLGPDHPLHFSRFFPRYKLTHLAPTPVSFLEESRRTAMSMGLHYVYVGNVPPGESSNTYCPGCKTLLIERVGYTITKNRITKGTCPDCGEKIAGLWS, encoded by the coding sequence ATGGGATTTCCCCTTGATGCATCATACTCCCTGAGCCGCCGGGCGCTGCTCCGGGCGGGACTGGCCGGAGCGCTGACACTGTCGCCCCTCGAGATCCTTGCGAAAAATCTCTTCGCCGGCGAAAAGAACGTCAAGACCATCACCCTCGACGACGCCCCGGAACACCTCTGGAAGTGGTCCCGCGAGGTCTACTATTGGGAAAAGCTCGAGTCGGGATATGTCCGGTGCCTGACCTGTCCCAACACCTGTCTCCTTCCCCCCGACGCCCGCAGCCGATGCAGATCACACGTGAACAAGGGGGGAACGCTCTACACCCTGGTATATGGAAATCCCTGCGCCGTTCATATCGATCCCATTGAAAAAAAACCACTCTATCATTTTCTTCCCGAAACAACGGCATTTTCCGTGGCCGCAACGGGATGCAGCTTCCACTGCCTGAATTGCCAGAACTGGGAAATATCGCAGGTAAAGCCGGAGCAGGTCAGGTTCGTCGAGATGTTCCCCGCGGCGGTCATTCGCAACGCCCGCGAGGCGGGCTGTCGCTCCATCGCCTATACCTACGCCGAGGCAACCACCTTTTTCGAGTACATGATCGATACCTGCCGGGCCGCCCGCGAAGCAGGGGTCAGGAACGTCTGGGTTACGAACGGGTACATCAATGAGAAACCCCTTCGGGAGCTCTGCGGCTGCCTTGACGGTGCCAATGTGGATGTCAAGAGTTTTTCCGAATCCACTTACGCCAGCCTCAACGCGGGGCGGCTGGCGCCGGTCCTCAGGACCCTCGAAATACTGAAGGACCGGGGGGTCTGGTTTGAAATGACAGCCCTGATCGTTCCCACCTATACGGACGATCCGGACATGGTCAAAAAGATGTGTCACTGGATCCTGGAACACCTGGGGCCCGATCATCCCCTTCACTTTTCCCGGTTCTTTCCCCGGTACAAGCTGACCCACCTGGCACCGACACCCGTGTCGTTCCTTGAGGAATCACGAAGGACGGCGATGAGCATGGGTCTTCACTATGTGTACGTGGGGAATGTTCCGCCGGGGGAATCAAGCAACACTTACTGTCCCGGCTGCAAGACCCTTCTCATCGAGCGGGTCGGGTACACCATAACGAAAAACCGGATTACGAAGGGCACCTGTCCGGACTGCGGGGAAAAGATCGCCGGCCTCTGGAGTTGA